The Candidatus Desulfofervidus auxilii genomic sequence CATCGTCGGCTGATATAAGGGTGGCTTTAAGTTCTTTTGCTAGCGAGATGTAGGCGGTATCATAAACTGTTGTGTGGAGTTGTTTAGCCGTGTTTAAAAGCTCTGATCCTTGATTGAAATTTATTTCAAATAATTCTATTCCTAGTTTATTTAATGATTTCATTGCTGTTTTTGCGTCATCAAAATCTATTCTTCCCTCTCTTACAGCTCTTAAGAGGAGGTTGGCAATTTCATAGACTATTAGTATTGGTTCATATATCTCTATTTCACCGTTAACAAACTTTTCTTTGAGTTTCAATGCCTTTTTCTCCCATGGTTCGCCAGATAAAATCCATTTGGCCACTACACTTGCATCTAAAACTATTTTTCTCTTTAAACTATCGCTGTCTATCCTCTCTAATCCATGATAAGAGTTCATCTGTTTTCACCGTTTTAGTCTTTTTCCTTATATTATCTAGTTCTCTTGAAGCCCTTTTTCTCTCTATCTCTCTAACCTTAATTTTAATGGCGTTTCTAACATATTCAGCCCAGTTTATATCGATTTCCTCCATCTTTTCCCTAAGCTCCCTCGGTATTTTTACGGAAAACGTTACAAGTCTACTCAATGGTAACACCTATATATTCATTTTAAAATGTAGACTTATAAATATTACTAATTTTCATCATTTATGGAAGCCTCGAAAAGTTTAGGTATCGGGGGAGATACCTGTATTTTAGTGTTTTGAGAAAAGTGTTTGGATGCTGTATGTTATGGAAATTGAAGATCAAGGTTGAGGTGAAGTATAAGTTAAATTATGCTCTATAGGAAAGAAGGTAATGGAGTGAGTGTAATTTGTAGAGATATTAATGAAGAACTCTTAGAGGTATGTAGATTGCTTGGAATAACTGTTTTTCAAGTAAATGGGGAAGTAAAGATATACAGTTAGTTTCAGCAATATAATGAATGACTAGAAATATATTGAATCTGATAGAGATGAATTATATAGTTTAGATGAAGAGTTAATGATGAAATAATGATTATTTTACTTGATTAGGTAGTGATTATTTGTTCGAAAGTATTCTATGA encodes the following:
- a CDS encoding type II toxin-antitoxin system VapC family toxin, translating into MNSYHGLERIDSDSLKRKIVLDASVVAKWILSGEPWEKKALKLKEKFVNGEIEIYEPILIVYEIANLLLRAVREGRIDFDDAKTAMKSLNKLGIELFEINFNQGSELLNTAKQLHTTVYDTAYISLAKELKATLISADDEMCKKAKTIVKTKHLKEI